The following coding sequences are from one Anolis sagrei isolate rAnoSag1 chromosome 6, rAnoSag1.mat, whole genome shotgun sequence window:
- the LOC137097291 gene encoding caspase recruitment domain-containing protein 8-like, giving the protein MQRVLWSRELSFKCIPLFTEKGRSEENAEELNPFFKCSRCPIWNFAENIQPETVSDPQGGYNMYRLNCTKIGSFRCCITDLIFDVRAAVTFIYYFDLWSKYLNEEHKKHWDIVGPLLNIQADAKEAVAAVHFPHFLCLEGKGCPDIYLAHFVEEGMSLEKPDSVGSYHAELKNPTMV; this is encoded by the exons ATGCAGAGAGTATTATGGAGCAGAGAGCTGTCATTTAAATGTATTCCCCTATTTACAGAAAAAGGAAGATCTGAGGAGAACGCTGAAGAATTAAATCCATTTTTCAAATGCAGTCGCTGTCCAATTTGG AATTTTGCAGAAAACATCCAACCTGAAACAGTTTCAGACCCTCAAGGGGGCTACAATATGTACAG aTTGAACTGCACCAAGATCGGTTCCTTCCGCTGCTGTATTACTGATCTGATATTTGATGTGAGAGCAGCTGTCACCTTCATCTACTACTTTGATTTATGGTCAAAATATCTCAATGAAGAGCATAAAAAGCACTGGGATATTGTGGGACCTTTGCTCAACATCCAGGCAGATGCAAAGGAGGCTGTGGCAGCCGTTcactttcctcacttcctttgtCTTGAAG GTAAAGGCTGTCCTGACATCTATCTGGCACATTTTGTTGAAGAAGGCatgagcttggagaagccagacTCAGTGGGATCGTATCATGCGGAGTtgaaaaatcct ACCATGGTTTAG